CTTTTGTCTGCTAGTACATGCACGCATGCGAATAGAGGGATAAGTGCACTAGGGAGAAGAGGGTTTTTCTAATACAGTGTATAATTAGAGATGATGAATTGATGATTGAGTCATTCGATAACGTCCTTGAAAATAGAACGTTTAGCAATCGGTGTAGTCCAAGTTTTAATTGAAACTTAGCAATAATGATTTCCATGATATATTTATATTTACTCGGTTTTGTTATTTCTCAGGTGTCTGAAAAAATTTCATGCGTTAGTCCACGACGGAGCTCGTTGGAGATCGCCGGAAATCTATATTAGGTTGAAGTCATGGCCACATTATCTATATTATTAGGGGGTGGGGGTGAGGGGATCTACGGAGTTGTTTTTTGATGTGGCGGGGATGCCGAGGCGATAGCCAGCATGGCGGTGGGAAGATGTCGTGGGGACGGCAGGGTGGGGGGGAGGGGCGGAGGCAGTCGGTTAAACCTAGGTTGGCCAGTGGTTACACGTGAGGAAGAGGCCAAAGGTTGAAGTTGAACAACGTCAGTTTTGTTTACAGCCGTTGAATGAAGATAGACGGTCTAGAATTGAAGTGACTCATGAAACTTATTTTCAGGCTCGTGGTGCATGGGCGGTCACATATTTATTATCGGGTAGCTCATGGTTATGAAGTAAGCAGTGCTACTACTACCTCTCTCTCGGTTTACAGGGCGTACGCGTactcctaggtcgtcaatttgaccaacctaataaaaatcatatattacaaaaaatataccaacataaatttcggagtttctactttcaaaaggtataatttttgtgttatatagtttatgttagggtgataaaattggcaacctataTATACGCGCAGGATTTGTAAACTGAAAAGGAGGTAGTACGGAGGATTCCTATACTAGAACCAGATGGCAATCGCAGGATGGCCAAATGTATGTACACGCACTACGTGCGGAGACATCTCTGGCTGAGCTCCCGCACATGCTCACTCCCAGATGCCGACCTCCATGAAGCCGTCCTCGGTGGCACAGCCCCGGAACATGCCGGTGCAGTTGAACCCGTAGGCAACCTCGCCGGTGCCGGACACGGCGATGAGCCCCGCAAAGCCCTCGTCGAGCCGCTCCTTGACGCAGAAGTCCACGGCCTCCTGCAGAGGCAGCCCCTTGTACTCCATCACGGCGGCCACGTCCCGCGCTAGGGTGGAGCGGATGATGGCCTCGCCCTCGCCCGTGCACGACACGGCGCAGTGCCCGCACGCGTAGGTGCCGGCGCCGATGAGGGGCGAGTCGCCGATGCGTCCCGTCATCTTGTTCATCAGCCCTCCCGTGGAGGTGGCGGCCGCCGTGAAGCCGTTCGAGTCCACCACCGCGCAGCCCACCGTCTCCGGCGCGTAGATGCTGATGGGCAGTCCGTTCATCACCATGGCGTTGTTATTGCGGTTCTCCGACGCCGCCGCCAGCGCGCTGCAGGTGTCGGCCCCGGCGAGCGGGATGCGGTAGTCGAAGAGGATGGCGttggcctccttggcgagcttgaGCATGCCCACGTTCTCCTCCGTGATGAAGTAGCTGTTGTCCACCACCTCAAGGCCCTGCGAACACGTCAAAATTACAAACTAAATCAGATCAACACCTTCAAAAAATCAATCTGTTTTCAACCCCAATTAAAGATGGCAGATTCGTTTAAAATTGGGGCACAGTGCAGGGCCACGAGATCTGCAGGGAAAGCGCCGGATTCTGTAGGATCGGATCCAGTTGCTGTCACTCGTTGGTCGGGGTGGTGGACCATGCACGGACGACGGATTCGTCGGACGGTAGCAAGTGGCCTGGTCCCGGCGCGTCGGCTGGCATGGGCGGGGCACAAGATCCGGCAAGGATTCCATGCCACGGCCACCACACGGCACGAGTGGTGCACAGGGAGGAGGCGATGCCGTGCACAAGTTTTGGCGTTAGGAACAGAGGCGCACAGAGCATGCACAGTAGCCATCCTAGGTTCATGGATCTGCCATGAGACTCCTTGTTTGCCACCTACTGCTTTCTTCTATTGTTTCACTTTTATTAGCAAACTGTTTTTTTATTAATTTAATGAAAAATAGTGCCGGCCACGACAAATTTCTTTCATGCATGCGACAAGATGGATTCCTTTTGTGCGGCTGCTAGCTAGGTAGCTAGGTGCACCATCTTGACTAGTAGAAAACCTTAAGGCTTAGTACAACTTTAGCAGCAGAGGACAAATTTAAGTTGGAGAGGCATGGAAATATCGTGAAGGCGGGGTTTTGGTAGGTGCGAGGCGGCTGGTATCAACGCGAGTCCCATGCTTATTTCTTCACTTTTCACCTGTTTTCTTAGCCATTGATTCTTACTAAAAATGAAAATTTCATCTATTTGCATCATGATATCATGTACCACCTCTGTGTACTTACTAAGTTTTCATTTTGCACTTGGCTTAACAAGAAATTACCTACTAATCGGCTGCTGTGGTGGTTTGTAAACGGACAACACGCACATGACTACCAATAGCAAGCCGTAGACAGGGTACGTTGGTGTTGCTTTCAGCTGGATGTGAAATTAACTTTTGCTTCTAGTAAACCCATATCTCCAACGAGCAGGGGACGAAAGGGATACACGCACGTGCATTTTCTTTAACTTGCTGAGCTGAGCAAGCTGTATCTTAACCCCAGTGCCCCATACATACATGCACGAAAAGCTAGCTCAGATAATAAGCTATATCTATAAGCATGCATGTATATATGGCATGTTTATACCCAAATGAAGATCCGTGTCTG
This region of Triticum aestivum cultivar Chinese Spring chromosome 2D, IWGSC CS RefSeq v2.1, whole genome shotgun sequence genomic DNA includes:
- the LOC123050354 gene encoding probable isoaspartyl peptidase/L-asparaginase 2, producing MARWAIAIHGGAGVDPNLPEHRQEEAKRVLARCLQVGVDLLRSGAAALDVVEAVVRELETDPCFNSGRGSALTRAGTVEMEASIMDGNGRRCGAVSGVSTVRNPVSLARRVMDKSPHSYLAFDGAEDFAREQGLEVVDNSYFITEENVGMLKLAKEANAILFDYRIPLAGADTCSALAAASENRNNNAMVMNGLPISIYAPETVGCAVVDSNGFTAAATSTGGLMNKMTGRIGDSPLIGAGTYACGHCAVSCTGEGEAIIRSTLARDVAAVMEYKGLPLQEAVDFCVKERLDEGFAGLIAVSGTGEVAYGFNCTGMFRGCATEDGFMEVGIWE